A DNA window from Onthophagus taurus isolate NC chromosome 1, IU_Otau_3.0, whole genome shotgun sequence contains the following coding sequences:
- the LOC111421594 gene encoding magnesium transporter NIPA2: METTTLDEFKSTPYTSRDFYIGLGLAISSTIFIGTSFIVKKLALLRLAKNGILRAGSGGFGYLKEWLWWMGFLMMGVGELANFAAYAFAPASLVTPLGALSVLVSAILASKYLNEKLNFLGKVGCLLCILGSTVVVLHSPKEEEVESLDILLNKLQEPLFIIYVNVVIVASLAISFYFGPKYGHKYIVIYIILCSAVGSLTVMSCKGLGLALKDTISGKSNDFNNWLTYAFFIMVCLCISIQMNYLNKALDLFNTSIVTPVYYVFFTTLVIIASAILFKEWVKLSFKDVLGNVCGFFTIVIAIFLLHAFKDIDITLSDVKGSLRPKSNYLSRNSKHYNYESLLSRSV, from the exons ATGGAAACCACAACTTTAGATGAATTTAAATCGACTCCGTACACATCACGAGATTTTTATATCGGTTTGGGTTTAGCTATTTCCTCGACGATTTTTATAGGAACAAGTTTTATTGTGAAAAAGTTAGCTTTGTTGCGGCTAGCTAAAAATGGTATCCTCCGAGCTGGATCTGGAGGATTTGGTTATTTAAAAGAATGGTTGTGGTGGATGGGGTTTCTTATGA tggGAGTTGGAGAATTAGCTAATTTTGCTGCTTACGCTTTCGCACCGGCTTCTTTAGTAACTCCATTGGGGGCTTTAAGTGTTTTGGTATCTGCAATATTAGCTTCGAAATATCtcaatgaaaaattaaactttcttGGAAAA gttggATGTCTTTTATGTATCTTAGGATCAACAGTTGTTGTTTTACACTCACCAAAAGAAGAGGAAGTAGAATCTcttgatattttattgaataagTTGCAAGAacctttatttataatatatgtaaATGTTGTGATAGTTGCCTCTTTAGcgattagtttttattttgggCCAAAATATGGCCATAAATACAttgtaatttatataattttatgttcTGCTGTTGGTAGCTTAACTGTGATGTCTTGTAAAGGTTTAGGATTAGCCTTAAAAGATACCATTTCTGGAAAAagcaatgattttaataattggCTAACCTACGCCTTTTTTATTATGGTTTGTCTTTGCATTTCAATtcaaatgaattatttaaacaaagcTTTAGATCTGTTTAACACAAGTATTGTGACCCCCGTTTATTACGTCTTTTTTACCACTTTAGTTATAATCGCTTCagctattttatttaaagaatggGTTAAGTTGAGTTTCAAAGATGTTTTGGGAAACGTTTGCGGATTCTTTACCATTGTGAttgctatatttttattgcacgcTTTTAAAGATATTGATATAACTTTATCAGATGTAAAAGGCTCATTAAGaccaaaatcaaattatttatcaagAAATAGTAAACATTATAATTATGAGAGTTTACTGTCTCGTagtgtttaa
- the LOC111421604 gene encoding calcium-binding protein E63-1 — translation MAKTMQRRRSSIKREFNEKELQDLRTAFVMLDSNSDGKVTTDDLQEMLKRLGIEVRSETVEELVQIASHSGKDIDENDFLEFVKKVQELLPERAAEDAQQDLLAAFQVFDLDNNGYITRDELKIAMEKIGEPVTEEQITQLITMADVDLDGKINYEEFSRLLI, via the exons atggcaAAAACAATGCAAAGGAGGCGg AGCTCCATTAAGAGAGAATTTAACGAAAAAGAACTTCaag atttgCGAACTGCTTTTGTAATGTTAGATAGTAACAGCGACGGAAAAGTTACAACTGACGACCTCCAGGAAATGTTAAAGCGCCTCGGGATTGAAGTAAGATCAGAAACAGTAGAGGAATTGGTACAAATAGCCAGCCATTCGGGTAAAGATATAGATGAAAACGATTTTCTTGAATTCGTAAAAAAAGTGCAAGAACTGTTACCGGAGAGGGCGGCCGAAGACGCTCAGCAAGATCTTTTGGCTGCGTTTCAGGTTTTCGACCTGGACAACAACGGTTATATAACCAGAGACgaattgaaaattgcaatggaaaaaattggtGAACCCGTAACTGAAGAACAAATTACTCAACTCATTACGATGGCCGATGTTGATTTAGACGGCAAAATTAATTACGaag AGTTTTCAAGactattaatttaa